In Ignavibacteria bacterium, one DNA window encodes the following:
- a CDS encoding pyridoxal phosphate-dependent aminotransferase: protein MFSFRTNWNFHSNDLTLLREKKIREGIRILDLTETNPTKCNFHFPFDEIVSSFNNYENIFYTPNPKGSLQARETICQYYSERNIFFSPEQIILTSSSSEAYSLLFRLLCNVDDEILVPKPSYPLFEYLAEINDVRIKHYRLEYDGSWNIDFQSIEKNLTEKTKAIILVNPNNPTGNFAEQEEQEKLFRIAKEKNVAIIEDEVFSDFRLKKANLTSHISNLHFRLNGISKMLALPQMKLGWIVAEGNEEQKQEALARLEILADTFLSVNTPIQNALPKLFSLRTTIQNEIISRIKDNYEFLKRATHISYLTSLNIEGGWSVILQIPATKTDEQCVIEILENENVFVHPGHFFDFEKEGYFVLSLLTERETFFAGVEKIVHFFSSRS, encoded by the coding sequence ATGTTTTCCTTCCGTACCAACTGGAATTTTCATTCCAATGATTTAACGTTACTTCGAGAAAAAAAAATACGCGAAGGAATCCGTATTCTCGATTTAACGGAAACCAATCCCACCAAATGCAATTTCCATTTTCCTTTTGATGAAATTGTTTCTTCGTTCAACAATTATGAAAATATTTTTTACACGCCAAATCCAAAAGGAAGTTTGCAGGCGCGAGAAACAATTTGCCAATATTATTCCGAACGAAATATTTTTTTTTCTCCCGAGCAAATAATTCTTACATCGAGTTCGAGCGAAGCATATTCTCTATTGTTTCGTTTGTTGTGCAATGTTGATGATGAAATACTTGTACCAAAACCAAGTTATCCGTTGTTCGAGTATCTTGCGGAAATCAATGATGTTCGCATAAAACATTATCGTTTGGAATATGATGGAAGTTGGAATATTGATTTCCAAAGCATAGAGAAAAATCTTACCGAAAAAACGAAGGCAATTATTCTTGTCAATCCCAATAACCCAACCGGAAATTTTGCTGAACAAGAAGAGCAAGAAAAATTATTTCGGATTGCTAAGGAAAAGAATGTCGCAATAATCGAAGATGAAGTATTTTCTGATTTTAGATTGAAGAAAGCAAATCTCACATCTCACATCTCAAATCTGCATTTTAGATTGAATGGAATTTCTAAAATGCTTGCACTTCCGCAAATGAAACTCGGTTGGATTGTTGCAGAAGGAAACGAAGAGCAAAAACAAGAAGCACTTGCTCGTTTAGAAATTCTTGCTGACACGTTTCTTTCGGTCAATACGCCGATTCAAAATGCGTTACCGAAATTATTTTCACTACGAACTACCATTCAAAACGAAATTATTAGTCGAATCAAAGATAATTACGAATTTCTCAAACGCGCAACTCATATCTCATATCTCACATCACTAAACATTGAAGGCGGCTGGAGCGTTATTCTTCAGATTCCCGCAACAAAAACAGACGAGCAATGTGTGATAGAAATTTTAGAAAATGAAAATGTGTTTGTTCATCCCGGACATTTTTTCGATTTTGAAAAAGAAGGGTATTTTGTCCTCAGTCTTCTTACAGAACGTGAAACATTTTTCGCTGGAGTCGAAAAAATAGTGCATTTTTTTTCATCTCGCAGTTAA
- a CDS encoding amino acid permease: MQILTSRPRVLGWIRSAAILDGDWGTSIAYVLGIAFYLSGYQSGWYLMMMMGFTALIAVNYITICRLYPNGGGVYSSVAHRSKTFAAVGAFLLAADYTVTASLSVLDACHYLGLPQPEIFAIVIILGLGLLNWRGPRHAGSFAITISIITFTAIFILVGFSATTGFSQANFEPLHESPLHSWTIFVGIILSISGIEAISNMTGVMKNPAKDSKYAILTVLSKITFATILLALAMLAIPNIERTAHTEDMIRFLGEYYVGNWFGYIIGIALALLLFSAGNTAINALTSLQYMMATDFELPKPLKRLNKYGVPVLPLLISTGIPIVLLIFINDILTLASLYAIGVVGAIFINVASTGTDKSLDVKKFTRVYMLVSAVLLLFVELTIAYQKPKALAFAIVILGIGMIARKLTKKEAREQVIQAVQEFGSQIMPKSELNVESRLMVALDGKNELLLRFVCQEAKLRKAFLFVLNVKRVAVFNMPASQTMEHLQDFSWAEHICDEYNVPCKILIIASNEVGGTIIEQAATLGCDIVYLGASRKKLVDKALSGDVIRITSDIMPEEIQLVFLRA, encoded by the coding sequence GTGCAAATATTAACCAGCAGACCTCGTGTTCTTGGATGGATTCGGAGTGCTGCTATTCTCGATGGCGATTGGGGAACAAGCATTGCATACGTTCTCGGAATAGCATTTTATCTATCCGGATACCAAAGCGGATGGTACTTGATGATGATGATGGGATTTACTGCTCTCATTGCTGTCAATTATATTACTATTTGCCGATTGTATCCAAATGGCGGCGGCGTCTATAGTTCAGTTGCTCATCGTTCGAAAACATTTGCGGCAGTTGGTGCGTTTCTTCTTGCCGCAGATTATACGGTTACTGCTTCTCTTTCTGTATTGGATGCGTGTCATTATTTGGGATTGCCGCAACCGGAAATTTTTGCCATCGTGATTATTCTCGGACTTGGATTATTGAATTGGCGAGGTCCCCGACACGCAGGTTCATTTGCCATTACGATTTCTATTATTACGTTTACAGCAATTTTTATCCTCGTAGGATTTTCTGCTACTACCGGATTCTCGCAAGCAAATTTCGAACCACTCCACGAAAGTCCATTGCACAGCTGGACTATTTTCGTTGGAATTATTCTCTCAATTTCCGGTATTGAAGCAATTTCGAATATGACAGGAGTAATGAAAAATCCTGCAAAAGATTCAAAATACGCTATACTTACCGTCCTTTCCAAGATTACGTTTGCTACTATTCTGCTTGCGTTAGCGATGCTTGCAATTCCGAATATCGAACGCACGGCGCATACGGAAGATATGATTCGCTTTCTTGGTGAATATTACGTTGGAAATTGGTTCGGTTATATTATCGGAATTGCACTTGCATTATTGCTATTTTCCGCTGGCAACACCGCCATCAACGCCCTCACATCGTTGCAATATATGATGGCAACGGATTTTGAATTACCGAAACCCTTAAAACGTCTCAATAAATATGGCGTTCCCGTTCTTCCGTTATTGATTTCTACCGGTATTCCGATTGTGTTGCTTATATTCATCAACGATATATTAACACTTGCTTCATTATACGCCATTGGAGTTGTTGGCGCTATCTTCATCAATGTCGCTTCAACAGGAACGGATAAATCGCTCGATGTGAAAAAATTCACCCGCGTGTATATGTTGGTTTCTGCTGTTCTACTCCTTTTCGTCGAACTCACTATCGCATACCAAAAACCGAAAGCACTCGCATTTGCAATTGTCATTCTTGGTATCGGAATGATTGCAAGAAAACTCACAAAAAAAGAAGCCCGCGAGCAAGTAATTCAAGCGGTGCAGGAATTTGGCTCACAAATAATGCCCAAAAGCGAACTCAATGTCGAATCGCGACTGATGGTTGCATTAGATGGAAAAAATGAACTCCTCCTGCGTTTTGTATGTCAAGAAGCGAAATTGAGAAAAGCATTCTTGTTTGTTCTCAACGTGAAACGCGTTGCTGTTTTCAATATGCCGGCAAGTCAAACAATGGAACATCTGCAAGATTTTTCGTGGGCAGAACACATTTGTGACGAATATAATGTTCCTTGCAAGATACTCATTATTGCAAGCAACGAAGTGGGAGGAACCATCATCGAACAAGCCGCAACCTTAGGGTGCGATATTGTGTATCTTGGCGCATCTCGAAAAAAACTTGTTGATAAAGCATTAAGCGGAGATGTGATTCGCATTACGTCCGATATTATGCCCGAAGAAATTCAACTCGTCTTCTTACGCGCATAA